A section of the candidate division WOR-3 bacterium genome encodes:
- the tsaE gene encoding tRNA (adenosine(37)-N6)-threonylcarbamoyltransferase complex ATPase subunit type 1 TsaE produces the protein MRIFHSQSPEETVKLGEELGRNLKGNEVIALFGELGAGKTTLIKGIVSGFGIKREVRSPSFVMITEYEEGEKKVYHIDLYRIRDTKEATEIGLFDYFSFSGVKLIEWAEKVEESLPKETIRVILRIVSEREREVVVN, from the coding sequence GTGAGGATTTTTCACAGCCAAAGTCCGGAGGAGACGGTAAAACTTGGGGAAGAATTGGGAAGGAATTTAAAGGGGAATGAGGTGATTGCCCTTTTTGGTGAATTGGGAGCGGGGAAGACAACGCTCATTAAGGGAATTGTTTCTGGATTCGGAATTAAAAGAGAAGTGCGCAGCCCCAGTTTTGTGATGATTACGGAATACGAGGAAGGGGAAAAGAAGGTTTACCATATTGACCTTTACCGAATCCGAGATACGAAAGAGGCAACGGAGATTGGACTCTTTGATTATTTTTCCTTTTCGGGAGTTAAATTGATTGAATGGGCGGAGAAGGTTGAGGAGAGTCTGCCCAAAGAGACAATAAGGGTTATTCTAAGAATCGTTTCCGAGAGAGAAAGGGAGGTAGTAGTTAATTAG
- the dxs gene encoding 1-deoxy-D-xylulose-5-phosphate synthase, which produces MDKILPRINSVADLKKLSLKELTSLAEEIREEIIQVVSQNGGHLAPNLGVVELTLALHYVFNAPEDKIIWDVGHQCYTHKIVTGRRPLFPTLRRYQGLSGFPKRKESPFDIFDSGHSGDAIAVGLGIATALEKKGLANKQRVIVVIGDGSLSSGVGFEGLNLSGSLKKDIIIVLNDNEMSIAKSDGALATYLNRVITGQVYNRLKSDVWNLLGHLPKNLTTRARKWAKKLEEGLKNLFVPSLIFEELGFRYFGPLDGHNLKILIDAFSRIKNFSGPILVHVVTKKGKGFPPAERNPEFFHGVGPLKEIKKIDFGNLNPKGFSEILGKTLLTLAEKDEKLVVITPGMCLGSGLMEFREKFPERFFDCGICEQFSLNFASGLALSGLKPVVAIYSPFLPRAYDQLIYNICLQNLPVLFAIDRGGIVGEDGETHQGIFDFSYLRFLPNLVVMAPKDETEMRLMLIWAVENLSFPIALRYPKGGGKNTLHHNFPPPVELGKGVIEKEGSDFALIGIGYAVNIAEMVSQRLAEEGLSIGVINARFVKPLAEDFFGHLARKYKKLFTLEENVLPGGFGSALLEFYQERGYRIEITRFGLPPLFIEHGEREILLKKFGLGVEELVKEIRKHLFL; this is translated from the coding sequence ATGGATAAAATTCTTCCTCGGATTAATTCGGTCGCCGATTTGAAAAAACTTTCGTTAAAAGAACTTACTAGTTTAGCGGAAGAAATTAGGGAAGAGATTATCCAAGTGGTCTCTCAAAATGGGGGCCATTTAGCTCCTAACTTAGGGGTTGTGGAATTGACTTTGGCTTTACACTATGTTTTTAATGCTCCGGAGGATAAGATAATTTGGGATGTTGGACATCAGTGCTACACCCATAAAATAGTTACTGGCCGAAGGCCTCTTTTCCCAACCTTGCGTCGCTATCAGGGGCTTTCCGGTTTTCCGAAGAGGAAAGAAAGTCCTTTTGATATTTTTGACAGCGGTCATTCGGGGGATGCGATTGCGGTCGGTTTAGGGATTGCTACGGCATTGGAGAAGAAGGGTCTGGCTAATAAACAGAGAGTGATTGTTGTTATTGGGGATGGCTCTCTCTCTTCGGGGGTCGGGTTTGAGGGTTTGAATCTTTCTGGCTCCCTGAAAAAGGATATCATTATTGTTTTGAACGATAACGAAATGTCAATCGCCAAAAGTGATGGGGCACTGGCTACCTATCTCAATCGGGTAATAACCGGGCAGGTTTACAATCGACTAAAAAGCGATGTCTGGAACCTTTTGGGGCATTTGCCCAAGAACCTCACCACCCGGGCAAGGAAGTGGGCGAAGAAATTGGAGGAGGGTTTGAAAAATCTATTTGTCCCCTCATTAATCTTTGAAGAATTAGGTTTTCGCTATTTTGGTCCTTTGGATGGTCATAATCTTAAAATTTTGATTGATGCTTTTAGCCGAATTAAAAATTTTTCGGGCCCAATTTTAGTCCATGTCGTGACAAAAAAAGGCAAAGGATTTCCGCCAGCGGAAAGAAACCCGGAATTTTTTCACGGGGTTGGTCCGTTAAAGGAGATAAAAAAAATAGATTTTGGAAACTTAAACCCAAAGGGTTTTTCGGAAATTTTGGGCAAGACCCTTTTGACATTAGCGGAAAAGGATGAGAAATTGGTGGTCATCACTCCCGGAATGTGCTTAGGCAGTGGCCTTATGGAATTTCGGGAGAAATTTCCGGAGCGTTTTTTTGACTGTGGAATTTGCGAGCAATTTTCCTTAAATTTCGCGAGCGGTCTCGCCCTTTCTGGTTTAAAGCCGGTTGTGGCAATCTATTCCCCTTTTTTACCCCGGGCGTATGATCAATTGATTTATAATATTTGCCTCCAAAACCTTCCGGTTCTTTTTGCTATTGACCGAGGAGGGATTGTTGGGGAAGATGGTGAAACCCACCAAGGAATATTTGATTTCTCTTATCTCCGTTTTCTTCCGAACCTTGTCGTTATGGCACCGAAGGATGAGACCGAGATGAGATTGATGTTAATCTGGGCGGTAGAGAACCTTTCTTTCCCAATTGCCTTGCGCTATCCAAAGGGAGGAGGAAAAAATACTCTTCATCATAATTTTCCTCCTCCGGTGGAGTTGGGCAAAGGGGTAATAGAGAAGGAAGGTTCAGATTTTGCTCTCATCGGGATTGGTTATGCGGTAAATATTGCGGAGATGGTTTCGCAGAGATTGGCTGAGGAAGGATTGTCAATAGGTGTGATTAATGCCCGATTTGTGAAGCCTTTAGCCGAAGATTTTTTTGGCCATTTGGCAAGGAAATATAAAAAACTTTTTACATTAGAGGAAAATGTGCTTCCCGGTGGATTTGGCTCGGCACTTTTAGAGTTCTATCAAGAACGGGGTTATCGGATAGAAATTACTCGTTTTGGGCTCCCTCCATTATTCATAGAACACGGCGAGCGAGAAATTCTCCTTAAAAAATTTGGCTTAGGGGTAGAAGAATTGGTCAAGGAGATAAGAAAGCACTTATTCTTATGA
- a CDS encoding nodulation protein NfeD, with protein MRFLLFLSFLPFALWAKGDVYILTLKGAIGPASRDYIGRALKEAKEDSASLLLLKLDTPGGLDLAMREICQGILQSPVPFLTFVYPPGARAASAGTFIVMASHFAAMAKGTSIGAAHPVAIGGKEISEEMKEKVENDAVAYLISLAKVRGRDTTFAEQAVRKSVTLTAEQALEKGVIDFLANSEEELLEKVKTKGMVIERKKNFPMNPRETFLHYLTDPNLAYILLVLGMYGIIFELQSPGAIFPGVLGGFLLILALYSFQIIPVNYAGLALIALSFILLILEIKITSYGLLTIGAALSFLLGSFLLFPKANFPLSPPLVVIVSIFTIFFFILVISLGIKAHRQKVVTGREGMVNLIGEAAEDFSERGRVFVRGEYWDSISLSGFLKRGEKVRIVDVTGMVLKVERLKEANNG; from the coding sequence ATGAGATTTTTATTATTTCTTTCTTTTCTTCCTTTTGCCCTTTGGGCCAAAGGTGATGTCTACATCTTAACTTTGAAAGGAGCAATTGGACCGGCAAGTAGAGATTATATTGGTCGTGCCCTCAAAGAGGCAAAAGAGGATTCGGCTTCTCTCCTCCTTTTGAAATTGGATACCCCGGGAGGATTGGATTTGGCGATGCGGGAAATTTGCCAGGGGATCCTCCAATCCCCGGTTCCTTTTTTAACTTTTGTCTATCCACCCGGGGCGAGAGCCGCTTCCGCGGGCACATTTATTGTGATGGCGAGTCACTTTGCGGCGATGGCTAAAGGAACTTCAATCGGTGCTGCCCATCCCGTAGCGATTGGGGGAAAGGAGATTTCGGAAGAGATGAAAGAAAAAGTAGAAAACGATGCGGTCGCTTATCTCATCTCCTTAGCCAAAGTGAGAGGGCGTGATACGACTTTTGCCGAGCAGGCGGTACGGAAGAGCGTTACTTTAACCGCTGAACAAGCCTTAGAGAAAGGGGTGATTGACTTTTTAGCAAATTCCGAAGAAGAACTTTTAGAAAAGGTAAAAACTAAAGGGATGGTAATTGAAAGAAAAAAGAATTTTCCGATGAATCCGCGCGAGACCTTCCTCCATTACTTGACAGACCCCAATTTAGCCTATATTTTATTAGTTTTAGGTATGTACGGCATAATCTTTGAACTACAATCACCTGGGGCAATTTTCCCCGGAGTGTTAGGAGGGTTCCTTTTAATTTTGGCGCTTTATTCCTTCCAGATTATTCCTGTCAACTATGCGGGTTTGGCTTTGATTGCCCTCTCTTTCATCTTACTCATTTTAGAAATAAAAATTACTTCCTACGGTCTTCTCACTATTGGGGCGGCACTCTCTTTTCTTTTAGGTTCTTTTCTCCTTTTTCCGAAGGCTAATTTTCCCCTTTCGCCACCCCTGGTGGTAATCGTTAGTATTTTTACCATTTTCTTTTTCATTTTAGTAATATCTTTGGGAATTAAAGCCCACCGGCAAAAAGTAGTTACTGGGAGGGAAGGGATGGTTAATCTCATTGGTGAGGCGGCAGAAGATTTTTCGGAGCGGGGGCGAGTCTTTGTGCGAGGGGAATATTGGGATAGTATTTCTTTATCCGGTTTTCTAAAGAGAGGGGAGAAAGTGAGGATAGTAGATGTTACGGGTATGGTCTTAAAGGTGGAGAGATTAAAAGAAGCAAATAACGGTTGA
- a CDS encoding polyprenyl synthetase family protein, whose protein sequence is MKIERCRSMFESYLRGVIKNLKNCPKELQRGVEYALFPGGKRLRPVLCLLSYFAAGGKSTRKILPFAAALEMIHSFSLVHDDLPAIDDDEMRRGKPTLHRVFGEGVAILVGDYLLTLAFELLFRSLKTKGEKNWQKAIEEILKACGAEGMVAGQIMELVTPPTPNGGAAFRYYQKVCERKTAALITASLMVGAILGGLKRERLRFLREGASAFGFAFQLADDLKDNDGLVRIWGRGKTAQLKERYRQKAISSFKKLGKKFAPVLKIVNEMLENG, encoded by the coding sequence ATGAAGATTGAGCGCTGCCGGTCAATGTTTGAATCTTATTTAAGGGGGGTAATTAAAAACTTAAAGAATTGCCCTAAGGAATTGCAACGGGGCGTAGAATATGCTCTCTTTCCGGGTGGTAAACGGCTCCGACCGGTACTCTGTCTTCTTTCCTATTTTGCTGCTGGTGGTAAATCAACGAGGAAAATTTTACCTTTCGCTGCTGCCTTGGAGATGATACATTCCTTCTCACTTGTTCATGATGACCTACCGGCGATTGATGACGATGAGATGCGAAGAGGTAAACCAACTCTCCATCGCGTATTTGGGGAAGGGGTAGCGATTTTAGTAGGTGATTATCTATTAACTTTGGCTTTTGAACTTCTCTTTCGCTCCCTAAAGACAAAGGGAGAGAAAAATTGGCAGAAGGCGATTGAGGAGATCTTAAAAGCCTGCGGGGCTGAGGGGATGGTTGCTGGACAAATTATGGAGTTGGTAACTCCACCCACTCCGAATGGTGGAGCCGCTTTCCGCTACTATCAGAAGGTGTGCGAAAGGAAGACCGCGGCTTTAATTACCGCCTCGCTTATGGTAGGAGCGATCCTGGGGGGATTGAAAAGAGAGAGGCTCCGTTTTTTGAGAGAGGGGGCTTCTGCCTTTGGGTTCGCTTTTCAACTGGCGGATGATTTGAAGGATAATGACGGTCTGGTGCGGATTTGGGGAAGGGGGAAGACAGCCCAATTAAAAGAGCGGTATCGTCAGAAGGCGATTTCTTCTTTTAAGAAGTTAGGAAAGAAATTTGCTCCCGTCTTAAAAATTGTCAACGAGATGTTGGAAAATGGATAA
- a CDS encoding sigma-70 family RNA polymerase sigma factor yields MRPLIEKSFLPYLKEVAKWEMLTPEEEEKLLMKAKDGDIKAREKLILAYQRLVVSISKKYLRSDISLADLVNEGNIALMEAIRDFNPKKKMSFSLFARFRINYRLLRVLEDRGIVRIPPMKKFQIKKMLNLFPKIATKLGRTPTREELAQALGVSPLELEELLVLSENPFISLDQREDRSSQEGRELSEVLLNPSFPSPEEIFWKKEIREELQSALNTLQPREREVIERYFGLLDCKTQSLQKIGKDLGLSRESVRQIKKRALKKLREKIRSEDIRLILGLV; encoded by the coding sequence ATGCGGCCACTAATTGAAAAGAGTTTTCTTCCTTATCTCAAGGAAGTGGCGAAGTGGGAAATGCTTACCCCCGAAGAGGAAGAAAAACTTCTAATGAAGGCGAAGGACGGAGACATTAAGGCCCGGGAGAAACTAATTCTTGCCTACCAGAGATTGGTGGTAAGCATCAGTAAGAAATATTTGAGGTCGGATATCAGTTTAGCCGATTTGGTGAACGAGGGGAACATCGCTTTGATGGAGGCGATAAGAGATTTTAATCCGAAGAAGAAGATGAGTTTTTCCCTTTTTGCCCGCTTTCGGATCAACTACCGCCTCCTCCGGGTCTTAGAGGATAGAGGGATTGTTCGGATCCCCCCGATGAAGAAGTTTCAGATAAAAAAGATGCTGAACCTCTTTCCCAAAATTGCGACGAAGTTGGGTCGAACACCAACCCGAGAGGAATTGGCTCAGGCCTTAGGAGTTTCGCCCTTAGAATTGGAGGAGTTACTTGTCCTTTCGGAAAATCCCTTTATCTCCTTAGACCAGAGAGAAGACCGCTCCTCCCAGGAGGGTCGGGAATTGTCGGAAGTTTTATTGAATCCCTCTTTTCCTTCGCCCGAAGAAATTTTCTGGAAAAAAGAAATTCGGGAAGAACTCCAATCCGCCTTAAATACCCTTCAGCCGCGGGAGAGGGAAGTGATTGAGAGATACTTTGGTCTTTTGGATTGCAAAACTCAGAGTTTACAAAAGATCGGCAAAGATTTAGGACTTTCTCGGGAATCAGTCCGTCAGATTAAAAAACGCGCCTTAAAGAAGTTACGAGAGAAGATCAGAAGTGAAGATATCCGTTTGATCTTGGGATTGGTATAA
- a CDS encoding DegQ family serine endoprotease — translation MNKKNPFLFILPIGVVFAFFLGFFLAANLNYAQKTSPSLSKEGGFSNPIPQKGNFPITPTGESPFVKVAEMVIPAVVNISAKKEIRIRSPEFDFFWPFEDFFKDFFRDFPRLPQKQTIQSLGSGVIISPDGYVVTNNHVVSGYDDIIIKLSDGTEYKGKDVKIIGKDPKTDVAILKIEKKREFPYAVLGNSDSIRIGDWVMAIGNPFGLEGTVTVGVISAKGRHGVDLPGGPIYQNFIQTDAAINPGNSGGPLVNLKGEVIGINTAIKTTAGGNIGIGFAIPSNMVKNVKDQLITKGKVIRGYLGIRPQEITEDIKEALELETKEGVLCAEVLENTPAEKAGLKEGDVIIEFDGKKFKDVEEFREIVAQTPPGKRVLIKYIRKKKVETTYAVLEEFPEESSEAPKEENKIGVQVRNLTADEKRELKVKNGVYVTEVTQDSPAERSGIRRGDVIVGIGDNEIEDVNSFTKVLREEIKKGKKRILFRLKREGRTAFITVELAG, via the coding sequence ATGAATAAGAAAAATCCCTTTCTTTTCATTTTACCAATAGGAGTGGTTTTTGCCTTTTTTCTCGGCTTTTTTCTGGCGGCGAACTTAAATTATGCCCAAAAGACCTCCCCGTCTTTATCAAAGGAGGGAGGTTTTTCCAATCCAATACCCCAAAAGGGGAATTTTCCAATTACTCCCACTGGGGAAAGCCCTTTCGTAAAGGTAGCAGAGATGGTAATCCCTGCCGTCGTTAATATCTCGGCGAAAAAGGAGATAAGGATTAGAAGCCCAGAATTTGATTTCTTCTGGCCCTTTGAGGATTTCTTCAAGGACTTTTTCCGAGATTTTCCTCGTCTACCCCAGAAACAGACGATTCAATCTTTGGGTTCGGGGGTAATAATTTCACCTGATGGTTATGTGGTCACTAATAACCATGTGGTTAGTGGTTACGATGACATCATCATTAAGTTGTCCGACGGTACCGAATACAAGGGAAAGGATGTGAAAATAATTGGTAAGGACCCAAAGACTGATGTCGCCATCTTAAAAATTGAGAAGAAGAGGGAGTTTCCTTACGCCGTTTTAGGAAATTCCGATTCCATCCGGATTGGTGATTGGGTGATGGCGATTGGTAATCCGTTCGGTTTGGAAGGCACAGTAACAGTTGGCGTCATCTCCGCAAAAGGCCGGCACGGAGTTGACCTACCCGGTGGCCCAATTTATCAAAACTTTATTCAGACCGATGCGGCAATCAATCCCGGAAATTCCGGCGGCCCATTAGTCAACTTAAAAGGAGAGGTAATTGGGATAAATACCGCGATCAAGACGACCGCCGGTGGTAATATCGGAATTGGTTTTGCCATCCCTTCTAATATGGTTAAGAATGTGAAAGACCAGTTAATCACAAAAGGGAAGGTGATCCGTGGTTATTTAGGAATTAGACCTCAGGAGATTACGGAAGATATAAAAGAGGCATTGGAGTTAGAGACCAAAGAAGGGGTTCTCTGCGCTGAGGTTTTGGAAAATACACCAGCCGAAAAGGCGGGATTAAAGGAAGGTGATGTGATTATTGAATTTGATGGTAAGAAGTTTAAGGATGTGGAAGAGTTCCGAGAGATTGTTGCCCAAACCCCTCCGGGAAAAAGGGTTTTAATTAAATATATCCGAAAGAAAAAAGTTGAGACGACCTATGCGGTCTTAGAAGAATTTCCGGAAGAAAGTTCGGAGGCGCCGAAAGAAGAAAATAAAATTGGTGTCCAAGTCCGAAATTTGACCGCGGATGAGAAAAGGGAACTGAAAGTAAAAAATGGAGTTTATGTCACCGAAGTTACCCAAGATAGCCCAGCGGAAAGGAGCGGGATTAGAAGAGGGGATGTGATCGTGGGCATTGGGGATAACGAGATAGAAGATGTTAACTCCTTTACAAAAGTTCTGAGGGAGGAGATTAAGAAAGGAAAGAAGAGGATCCTCTTCCGCTTAAAGAGGGAGGGGAGGACAGCTTTTATTACGGTGGAATTGGCAGGATGA
- a CDS encoding tetrahydrofolate dehydrogenase/cyclohydrolase catalytic domain-containing protein, with translation MSAELLDGRVVSERIREDLIKEILSLKEKGISPFLKVLLVGSFPPSLIYVRNKENACARVGIRTYTERLPADVPEEKVLALIREWNQEEKTSGILIQLPLPEGIRKREVFAILDPKKDVDGLTPTNLGLLLSGEPYFFPCTPLGVLELLQYYGVEIKGKNVVIVGRGELVGKPLANLLLRKGIDATVTVCHTLTPDITSYTSRADIVILGMGKAKFLKGEMIKEGAVVVDCGISKVKEKGEEKIVGDCDFESCAEKARFISPVPGGVGPMTVTMLLKNTVLAAKRQGGLLDED, from the coding sequence ATGTCCGCGGAATTACTTGATGGCCGAGTTGTTTCGGAAAGAATAAGGGAAGATTTAATAAAAGAGATCCTTTCCTTAAAGGAAAAGGGAATTTCTCCTTTTCTCAAAGTCCTTTTAGTCGGTTCCTTTCCCCCTTCTCTCATCTATGTTAGGAATAAAGAGAATGCCTGCGCCCGGGTGGGAATTAGAACTTATACCGAGAGACTACCGGCGGATGTGCCCGAGGAGAAGGTTTTGGCACTAATTAGGGAGTGGAATCAGGAAGAAAAGACCTCCGGAATTTTAATCCAACTTCCTTTACCGGAAGGAATAAGAAAACGTGAGGTTTTTGCCATTCTTGACCCCAAAAAGGATGTGGACGGTCTTACGCCCACCAATTTGGGTCTTTTGCTTTCTGGTGAGCCGTACTTCTTCCCTTGCACCCCTTTAGGTGTCTTAGAACTTCTCCAGTATTATGGAGTAGAAATAAAAGGAAAGAATGTGGTGATTGTGGGAAGAGGAGAATTGGTGGGGAAACCCTTAGCCAATCTCCTTTTACGAAAAGGGATTGATGCCACAGTAACAGTTTGTCACACTCTAACGCCGGACATAACCTCTTACACCTCTCGTGCGGATATCGTCATTTTAGGGATGGGTAAGGCAAAATTTTTAAAAGGGGAGATGATTAAAGAAGGGGCGGTGGTTGTTGATTGTGGTATTTCTAAGGTGAAAGAGAAAGGTGAAGAGAAGATAGTTGGTGATTGTGATTTTGAGAGTTGTGCCGAAAAGGCAAGATTCATTTCGCCGGTTCCCGGTGGGGTTGGTCCGATGACGGTGACGATGCTTTTGAAAAATACAGTACTGGCGGCAAAAAGGCAGGGAGGATTATTAGATGAAGATTGA